AGTTTTTTGATAAGGGAAGGCAGGCTCAAGATAATTTCTTGAAACCCCATGACAGCCAGCTCCTCCATCCTGAAGAGGGGTATCAACCCTTCTTCAAGCATCGAAGGCCCTCCAACCCCGTAAAAAGTGGAGCCGGGATCGATCTTTTTCAGGGAAGCAATCATACGCTTGCCGTGGATGTCGCCGCTTGGCTCGCCGGCAAGAAGAAAGAAAGAAAGTGGTTTGCTCATACCGGCACTTTGCCTCGTTTATAGATCAGCATCAGGTTGCGCAGGTAGGGTATCAAGCCGAAAAGTGGGCCGACGTAGTTGACGGTGTCTTGCAGTTGCATGAAGTAGGCAAGGCACAGAAGATCTCCGGCAAGAGATGTCCACCAGAATGTTTTCCCGAGGAAACTCTTTCCTTCCCTCTCCGCCATCACCCACTGCACCCAGAATCGGCTGCTGAAAAGAATGAGACCGATCGATCCGGCGATATGCCAAAGAACGGGAACTGCTGCTGCCGAGGAGGAGGCCCAGGGGCCGGTTGGAATTCTAAACCACGTCTCGCTACTTGATCCCTGGAACGTTAAGAAAAAGAGAAAGAGAGAGGCTGTCAGTGCCAGCACGAAGAGCAGAATCACAGAGGAGAGAGGCCACCGTTTGTCCTTTTCCTGCATCAAATTCAGGTTTCTGAGCGAGATGACGGCATTGACGGTCTGGATCAAAAGCACATGAAGCTGCAACTGGATGATCGAGTGGATACTCAAGCTTAAGTTGCCGAAGAAGGAGAGCTGCCAAAAAATTCGGGGAACTGTCGAGCGCCCCTCTTTTTCTGAGTGGAGCCATTGAAGGAAAAAGCGGGCGCCAAAGAAGAGGGCAGAGATAAATCCCAGAGGATAGAGGGCGGCTTGTAGACTTTCCGTCATTTGATCTCGTTCTTCACGCAGTAACCCAAATGGCGCTTGCGCATCCAGCTGACGGCAAAGAGATCCGAAAGAGTGTTTAGCGACCTGTTGAAGATGTTGTATTTGGTTTTACCGGCCTTTCTTTCGCGGTGGCTTACCGGAACTTGAACCACTTTGAACCCTTCAATTTTAAACAGGGCAGGCAAAAATCGATGCATCCCGTTGAACATCTTGATAGAAAGGAGGCTCTCTCTTCGGTAAACCTTGAGGGAGCAGCCGGTGTCGTTGATACCGTCTTGGAGAAATCGGCTGCGGATAAAGTTGGCACATTTTGAGATGATCTTT
This window of the Estrella lausannensis genome carries:
- a CDS encoding lipid-A-disaccharide synthase N-terminal domain-containing protein, with amino-acid sequence MTESLQAALYPLGFISALFFGARFFLQWLHSEKEGRSTVPRIFWQLSFFGNLSLSIHSIIQLQLHVLLIQTVNAVISLRNLNLMQEKDKRWPLSSVILLFVLALTASLFLFFLTFQGSSSETWFRIPTGPWASSSAAAVPVLWHIAGSIGLILFSSRFWVQWVMAEREGKSFLGKTFWWTSLAGDLLCLAYFMQLQDTVNYVGPLFGLIPYLRNLMLIYKRGKVPV